Part of the Mya arenaria isolate MELC-2E11 chromosome 8, ASM2691426v1 genome, taaaatggGGCGAATTTAGTCAAACGAAGCAAGCGAAAGCTCCTTGAATTTTTAGTACATCTTCTATAACAAAATAAGAGTTTATCGTTGAAACTCATTTTAGTATGACGTCGCGTTTCCATAACTGAGTCGATTTAAtatggcttcgccactcgttaaaatatgtttttctatgaaactcgtgaaataaaatacgatcttacactggaataaacaaattttctgtttcttttatgcttattttccgtattttatagaattttgattttttttttctaaattaccccctttttttgaaaagggtgttatttacgccgctacccgtcgGGCGCCACTCATGCGAAAAAtatagctgtcaattttttatttccggtttgttgagaaaggGTTCTCTAATATCCTTTTTTATGGTTTATTATtagcttgttttttttaatgtaaacattttatgcACAGttttcaatgaagttttataagtgcatccgtgttccaaaaaataacgaaaacacttttatttgaAGCATGGTACAAATACATAACCATTACTACgacgccatttattgaatgaaaatttgaaaggtcgaataTGATGTCCAAACcattgcggataatcattggatatcaaacatttttcttagtttaggAGTGTGTTTCATAATgcatggatattcagtcatcttactgtcagagaccagtttgtttcgcttgaaaacaggcCGATTTTCCAGATAATGATGCGGATCACGCTTGTGTGTTGGCAAATTTgcgcgtgggtggggtaaacaaataagtttatctgtaaattggagtgtgaattttccgggaagttcgtattacaaggacaaacagttaaaaaaacatttgaatgatgatataacattctatttttgTACCAATAGTTCTTTTCGTCTGTAAGTTGTTTGGTAAGACagcaaatgttcaaacattcagcttcaatatccagaaaatgtttgaaaagatGGGATAACCACTTTCTAATAAACGTTAagttgtttcaatatatttgtttataccCTATATGTAAAATCTAAATATGTTtagattttgaaagttttttggttgagtgttctgttttgatcaagggtaACTGCcgtggattttaaaagtagttctgaaagttgatattttatttcatgcataccgGTGAAAACGTGAAAAATATTAGTGATTGAAAaattgatcatttcactctggctcgAATGAAATGATAACCGTTGCTCATTTCACTCTGTACAGACAATTCGGGACTAtatttttccatcttttataatataagatttgcttcccttgacttggaaaaaataacatgtatgtCACAAGTACATCGTCTGTGGTGCAGGTATATACACATTGACCGAATCGTATTGAATTGTCcaaatcaaattatgcaataggtttaataaaataaatagtttttgcgattgattataaattataaaaaaagaacaagcttACCAATTAATGTgtgaactatttcatggaacatactgttacaattaacccgcttggtaggtatcggttgaatatttacttggccACATTTGCTAGTAATAGAGTTGATTGATAATTTCTTCCTAAAAACTCTAACcgcgtacatgtatgcacaagcattttgaatttgaccgaTTTCCAGTTTACATTCATCAGTTCAATTcatctttctttttaaaaacatttaaagtctGCGCTGCATCCCTCCCAAAAGCATCTTCGGGCACATCCTCGACATTTCCTCTGGGGACACACGGGAATGTGCCCGGAATAACTGATTCGCTGTCTCAACACCAAAACATCCTTCGGCTGCACTGAGCATGAATTCACCCCGAGAAAATACCGTAAGATCCAGATTCTGAGAGCGACAGAGTATAGATAGATATACATTACgaaaaacactaaacacagGCATTCGTTGCTTTTACGAATTTACTCTTTTATAAGTCcatctttgttaatttaaaactgttgaaattgtttttgaatgtacaaaaacgTCACATTcttaagtttcattgaattgtatttttacgcgatacattttttttatttccgaaatgcttttgtttaaatacttgtttggtgcctcaataaattttaaaaatgataggtttcgttgatggaagtagggttttatctaaaagtaatttcaattccaacaaCCAATTTCATAAAGTGtggaacttttttttaattggacGAACTGCTCGCGCGAAAAGGAGGTAACTTTGACATAGCGGTTTTTccgcagttacttccctttgaaaGAGGCCACAAAAATTTACTATAGCGGGGAAatatactgaaaaaaaacacacgatatatgcatgaaataaaaagaaaatttaatgaACTCAGTGTAAggctacgccactcgtgaaaatatttttttctgtgaccactcgtgaaataaaatacgatcttacactgaattaaacaaatattttctatttcactccttattttgcttattttaaaaatatcaatttgataatttcactgttgttttttcactgataaaactccatatttcatcgaaaagcatgaaagaaagtGTTAGATTACTGTGTCAATGCAAATAATTTCTTATCTTTATAATTCCTATGTCCTTCGAAGAAAGAAAGTGGAGATATTGTATCACGGTATCGAGGCCAATTTCTCTGACATATATCTTTCGAAAAAAACAGGAACACATTTTAATCTAATCTATTACGTAACACATTCAATGTAttccaatgaaacttggtataaatgttTCCAAAGGCAATACACACATAATTAGGAAAGCCCACAACTTTGACATTAAAAAGTGTTGAGTAATGTCCCTTTTCTAAGCAAAATGAACAGACGAGAGTAGGCGTTCGCTCCGccattcttttttataatttgcaaTGGGCAAGTCAGATAAAAGCTCAACGTTCAGTTCTTTGATTTATTAAGATAAAGAGACAAGCAAACATGCAATACATAAGAAAGCGTTTACAGCGATAAATCAATTAGCATAAAAAGGACCATCATGAAACATaagcaaatgttttaaagcaaTGTTTGTAGCTTAAAACATGGATACACTACTTATACTTATAATCGATACATTAAtcgtaaaaataaaactataccCTTGAACATTCACTCAAGTCAAGTCAATTGTTTAGTCACTGGCCAAAAATACATACTATACATCATAAGTGCATCATGAGTTGTGTCACGGATTGCATCCATTCAGTCATATTATAAATAGTGAGCATGATAGTATCCCTTTAACTATTCATTTGTATCATCTTTCTGGATGTTTTGATAATATAGAGCAATATTTGCAATTAGAAGCAACATTAAACAAATGACGTTTTCCTTGCcacttttttaaattcttgttatatatattaaaagcaaTATGTTGAGGCAATTATATAGTTAATGGCATCGTTCGAAAACAGATaattttttattacttaaacATCACCCATGAAGCTtataaacatcaaaaacaaagcaaacatttgCTAGCGTTTTACTAAAATTGGGAATTAGGTTACAACaacataatttcatatttatattaatcactctcgttcgCACGATTTTACGTGAGAGGGTAGTCCGGCTTTGTGGCGAAAACCGGAGTttccggaggaaacccacttgtccgaccTGGTGACCAGTAATCAAACTCTTTTGTTTAACTTCACAATCTTTATTGTTGAGATATATCACGTGAAGTcgtcgggtgtaaaatacaaagaattcataatgatattttacattggtaaaattccGAACAGTTGGAAAAAAATACTACACAATTGTCAAAGGTAATATATACACGATTCAATTATTCAGAACATACTTATTAGATAGACTTTATAAACATATGCGATAAAtcactttaaataaaagataaggTCTCGATACATGGATAAATATCGGTACACTCAAGCTTTCTTACCACCTTGGAACCTTTATTCACTTCTAATGACGGTTACtcgttaaaacaaaaattaccATCTTGAAACATTGATATACTTCCACTTCTGCCACAACTAATATCAGTAAATCTAAAGAGATTAAAGGGCTGAAAACATGAATACACTGTATATATCGATAACACGTTAAAAACAAATGCTACCGTGTTGAAACATGAACAGTTCATTAATATGATAAATCGTTAAAAATCAACGCTATTATCTTAACGTATACGTACactataaatatttcacaacaAAAGTGATGAACTATACTTATCGATACAATGTTAAAGATACAAGGTTTGACCTTCAAACACGGATCAATTATACACTGATGATCGATAACTCGTAGAAATACAATAAAAGCCGCTTTGAATCATGGATACACTTTGAATATAGAACAAATGTAAGCAATAAAGTCACAGCCCGGAAACTCACATATggatattaaatgtatatatataaatcgcTGAAGTGAAAGTTGTCTGCTTGAAACATAAATACACTATGAAAATCGACAAgtcattacaaaaaaaatttggttaaatgattacaaataaaattaccGTCTTAAACCTTGAtacatattgataaatgattacaaataaaagttgacgccttaaacatgaaaacattttgataaatgattaCAAATAAAAGTTACCGCCTTAAACATGGataacaattaattaatgattacaaataaaagttacattcttaaacatgaatacatattgataaataattgcaaataaaagTTACCGCCTTAGATCATGGATATATATtggtaaatacaaaaaatagttACCACCTTCAAACATGACTGTACACAATAAGTCATTGCGAATAAAAAATACCGCCTGCATACTTTGATGCAACATAAATATCgttaaatgataacaaataaaagttactgccttaaacatgtatacaaattgatgcataattacaaataaaagtgACCGCCTTAGAACATGGATACATATTgataaatactaaaaaaataaaagttaccACCTTAAAACATGgattaatattgatttatgATCTAAATCAAAAGTAACGATCGAGGTCGCTTATGATTAAtacatattaattaacattttaatgtaaatCATTCTAATGAGCATCTACGAGCAGACCTTATATTTAGCATTTTACTCAGAGTTTCACCTtagtttaatatatgtatgctTTATAGTCTGAGTTTATCCCGTTAAGccaatgacaaaacatataaatcgCAATAAAGATTGTATCCCGTAGACTtatctattttttaaaagtgtgtgcaaaacaattattgacAGATTATTTGTATGTATAGAGGCACAAGGCTAGAAAATCGATAATTGTACATTTCATTAGTCGAGCATGTAATCAGATCTTTCATGTTTTCAGGGCATTGGTTGTTATACACAGAAATGCATTCATGATACTTGATTCGATTTTGATTCATCCTTTTCtgctgtttaaatattttaattgatgatGTTCCGATAGgcttatgtataaaaatatcagCTGTTTAGAAGAACTTATTTGTATCGTGTTTGCCTAGTTTAGCCCATACTGGACGGCAAATGATCGAAATAAGACAGTATATATAAATTGTGACACAATCACtacatatagtcatacattGAATGAGACAAACTCTTTAGCTTAATTGCATGTGTCAGGTTTAATTATGGTCTATATATACCCCAATATGTTTTGGTACTaagatttgttttctattttgataacacgtatttaaaacaaaatagtttaaattcgTTAAGATGGAAATAAAATGGCAATATAGAGgtctataaaaataaaatcattgctTTATGAATTTAAGTCCAATTTTAGTATGGCAGATCATAGGTATAGTAAGCCAGAAAATGATTATTGGGGTTGtcaatatctaaatattcaGGATTCGACACAGATACTGAGAGCCTATCATGCTTGTTTAGCTTAAAAACCGCTGATAGGAAACTTGAATAGTAACCGTCTTTTCTTTCAATTGATTTCTTGGTTTGCATGAGGATACCCGTCGTGCCATACTGATGTGAAAGGAGATCGACATGATGATTGAAGATCGTCGGTCTGGTTTCATTTCTAGAGGTGCTTGTATCCTTTTGTCGTTTAAGATTCAGTTGCGAAGAAACAATGTAATAGCCAGGTTGTCGGACAAATATTTCTCCTTCGAGTTCTAAGTGTATGCAATTGTTTGCTGAAAATGTGCGCCCGTTTTTATTCCAAAGGACTCTGTAATgaccttaaataaaatataattgaatagtTTAATAGTGATGGATACAACCATAACATTAAagtaaaacacttatttaaaataaatacaaacacatgtataacaaacataaattttgagtgataaacctttaactacttactaaataatgcattcatggaaaacAATAATTACCGATAAAAAGTTTGTTACCATtaattaaatagctgaaaaagcaaacattttaaatatttggtgaaCGTTAACAGATTTGCTGAGATATACTATCATATCATAAGGTAAAACtcccgtgttttctgcaccaaTCTTTCAAATTGAATTCGTAATCCTTCGTAAGAAactttgttttcgacattaatttatttttctggtctatttaaacaatagtattatttgtggtgaatcttatttgggagagaGAGTCCATCTTTAAACAAGTCTTTCGTATTGTAAAGTGTTAACTTACTGTCAACTGTGTAACTAGGTTTGAACTCTACAATACCGACAACTTTTGAAACGGGCTGCctgttgtttgtttctttttcacaTTCAGCAAGCATCGATTCGTCTAGTATGTCAAGCAGAGCTTCATTgcgaaataattaaaaaagtaaataaaacatgagaaacatttatttatttacacgCCAGTGCTTTTGACACGTGCTGAATTTCTTTCTTTGATTTCGCCAATAAATTGTCTTATATCTGTATCgacataatcatttttttataatttaagaaaCGAAAATTGACCAATATGCTTTAACTATGATTTTTATGGACTTTGTAAAAGAATATACGAATACATCATCGACAATTACCATCAGTTATAAGTCACGAACTATGTATTCTGATGTTTTCCTTTTATCAAGGTTGTCAATCACATCGGCAATCAATGAAGCCACAAAGTTTTTTGATATTAGTATACAATGCTCGAATGCGTCTTTCGTTGTGAAGCCAATTAGGTTAAAAACGAAGGTAGATAGTGAGTGTTGtctgtttgtttactttttcacAGAATGTAGTTTCACATAGAATAGACTATGCGTTAAGTTAAATGTAAACGTTTCTGATTACAAATCAACACAACGTTCACAAGATCGATTCATGGTCGTAGAACTGCCAAAATATGCTTACTTTGGCTGTCTTTGCTGTAGATGAAGTACTGCTCAACCATTTCCTAGTGCCGGCATAAAGTATATATTACCATAATGTCAAATTAGACATATTACATTAGATGCTATCAGCAATTTACTAAATAtgataatcaaaattaaaatccGGAGATTACTTTCAAGAAAAACAGCGTTTCTAATTTATATTCTATATTGTTTAATGTCCTAagagttaaaatatatataatctgTCGGAATCATTTgtgttcaaatgtgtttttgtacCTCTTGTAACAAAGTCTGAGCAAGGATTTTGACTGGTCCACAGCACATCCCATCTTCTCTCATAATGATAGCAGAATGTCCACCTCTTGGGCCGGATGTTGTGTAAGTTTTAGACATCATTGTGTCGCAATCAATACACGATGAGCTTTCTTGGGGAATCGTTAAAGACGCTCTTACAAACGCCCAGATTGTTATAAGTATCAAAAAAGCAGCCATCAAAAGAACGTTCAACACAATGCATATGACGGCATGCCTTTTGATCGTTAATTCACAAGCAAACTTCATGGCCCGTTATGACTGTGTGAATGATGGTATTGCAATTTACTGAATTGATGGAAATCCTGAAagagaaaaatagaaaaagctTAAAGGAACTCTCTTATGTTTCTGACCAACATTTGCTTtcacggtaatgcatctgaaaacactaatgttacaaatattttactctttaataCCGAAATTACaggaaaatacaaataaagttaaaaactgGTCATAGTGGGGAGAGATCCAACGCCGGAAAAGGCATGAATACAACTGACAACAAACCGCTCGCATATAAGGACTCTTACGTAAACTCAggaataattttacatttttcataatcGTCGACTTCAAAAACATTTGagtatatttcaaatttatgtaCGGGATCCAGCCGCCGTCAGTGAAGTTTACTCATGATTAACCAAACTTTATTTCGTTATAAGtgtaaaaaagtgcattttaaaaaaatgagtgaGGCCATTCAACAACTGGGAAACACCCAACCCTTTTCAAGcgatcattttgtttttgtcgaCACATATGTTTATGAAGTAAAAGATGTTTAACCGTGTTGTTTTGTCGCTATCTTGAAACGTAAGCAGACGTgtaatgtaatttgtttttatttacatctaACATCTAGACACGATAACgcatttacaatttaaaacacaaatttatttctgaatatcAGAGTAGATATCTTCGACAATTTAGGAAACTAGTATCTTACATGCAATTATTGAACACGTGTCTGCTTCATGTGAGTCATAGAACAAGAGGAAAAAcgcattattattttatttttttcgattaATTTTGCTGTAAATAATTCAGTAAACTACATACCGTCACCTTTTATCTGGGCTTCGGACCAGCAGATTGGCAGGGTTAACTTCCGTCGCACGGGCTCTGAAATTAGTTACGTAATATTTGAACCTATATGTATACACATATCTGAAAAACGACAGTCGGTTTGTATCAATTCGTAAATACTTTCTTCATGTAAAAAAATCGACTAATAAATTGAAAGTAGCATTCTTTAACATcggtatttgttatgtttttggcCGATCTTTCCGACTTTTTCATATGCACGCATGGTATGCGGTAAGCGGTTATTCACGGAAACAAAACAGCTGCGGATGTAAACTTATACTGCAATATAATAAAATGCGTTAAATGGAAATTGTCTTGCGATATATTCCAGTATTTATACCGGGGtcgtttttcttttgtttatcgttttcattaatgttttcttgtttaaaagtaaaaatgttacatgtttcctctttttattttgagtgtttaagctttaataattgcacactctaattcaacatttttcattataattacttttttaacaatCGCATGGATTACTTAATTTGCGAAAAAGGCCCAAAAGGACAGATGGGTACATGCCGCGCGAACCAGTCAGTCTGAacttatttaaaagaaattacgCGCTGCAAATGACTCGACAGATTGGATTGATTGAGTAACCAGGGAGACactcaatttaaattaaactactTACGAAAACG contains:
- the LOC128242939 gene encoding uncharacterized protein LOC128242939, with translation MKFACELTIKRHAVICIVLNVLLMAAFLILITIWAFVRASLTIPQESSSCIDCDTMMSKTYTTSGPRGGHSAIIMREDGMCCGPVKILAQTLLQEEMVEQYFIYSKDSQTLLDILDESMLAECEKETNNRQPVSKVVGIVEFKPSYTVDSHYRVLWNKNGRTFSANNCIHLELEGEIFVRQPGYYIVSSQLNLKRQKDTSTSRNETRPTIFNHHVDLLSHQYGTTGILMQTKKSIERKDGYYSSFLSAVFKLNKHDRLSVSVSNPEYLDIDNPNNHFLAYYTYDLPY